One Endozoicomonas gorgoniicola DNA window includes the following coding sequences:
- a CDS encoding ISL3 family transposase, giving the protein MRDKQLYSQILGIESPWFVSEVELSLQDQQVRVFIEHNGKKACKCSVCDKPCSGYDHITQKWRHLDTCQFQTILVARVPRTQCPEHKVLAINVPWAESDSRYTALFEALVIDWLKEATTKAVARQMKLGWNAIDGIQQRAVKRGLARRDAKPPKRIAVDETSFQKHHEYVTVVTDHDQGVVIHVSDDRKSDSLNEYFDTLPYDHKEGIECVTMDMSKAYIKSVSENVPDADQKIAFDKFHVAQSLGKAVNKVRIEENKALVNQGVELLKGTRYDWLTNPENMSEEQWDNFEPLRNSTLKTARAWAIRQMAMSLWNYKSRAWAIKAWKRWLCWAQRCRLEPIKEVARTVKEHLWGIINAIVLEANNGRAEGVNSKIQSLKNRACGFRNRERYKTAIYFHLGGLDLYPTGVRR; this is encoded by the coding sequence ATGCGTGATAAGCAACTCTATTCTCAAATACTGGGTATTGAGTCTCCTTGGTTCGTTTCTGAAGTTGAATTGTCATTACAGGATCAACAGGTTCGGGTATTCATTGAACACAATGGTAAAAAGGCCTGCAAATGCAGTGTTTGCGATAAGCCCTGCTCTGGCTACGACCACATCACTCAGAAGTGGCGTCATCTGGATACCTGTCAGTTTCAGACTATTCTAGTTGCCAGGGTTCCACGGACCCAGTGCCCTGAGCATAAGGTGTTAGCCATCAATGTGCCCTGGGCTGAATCTGACTCTCGATATACAGCTCTGTTTGAAGCCCTTGTTATTGACTGGCTAAAGGAGGCAACTACGAAGGCAGTTGCACGACAAATGAAGCTTGGTTGGAATGCCATAGACGGTATTCAGCAGCGTGCAGTGAAGAGAGGACTGGCTCGTCGTGATGCTAAGCCACCAAAACGAATCGCTGTTGATGAAACCTCATTTCAAAAGCATCATGAATACGTCACAGTGGTCACTGACCACGACCAAGGCGTTGTTATTCACGTTTCTGATGACCGTAAAAGTGACAGTCTCAACGAGTACTTTGACACACTGCCCTATGACCATAAAGAGGGGATCGAATGCGTGACGATGGACATGTCCAAGGCTTACATCAAGTCAGTCAGTGAGAATGTTCCAGACGCAGATCAGAAGATTGCATTTGATAAGTTTCACGTTGCTCAGTCTCTGGGTAAAGCTGTCAACAAGGTTCGGATAGAAGAGAACAAAGCCCTTGTAAACCAAGGTGTAGAGCTGCTTAAGGGGACTCGCTACGACTGGCTGACTAACCCTGAAAACATGTCTGAAGAGCAGTGGGATAACTTCGAACCACTGAGAAACTCGACACTTAAAACAGCTCGCGCCTGGGCCATCCGGCAAATGGCAATGAGCTTATGGAATTACAAGTCCAGAGCTTGGGCAATCAAGGCCTGGAAGAGGTGGCTATGCTGGGCGCAGAGATGTCGGCTTGAGCCCATAAAAGAAGTTGCCAGAACGGTCAAAGAGCACTTGTGGGGTATCATCAACGCTATTGTCCTTGAGGCTAATAACGGTCGAGCAGAGGGAGTGAACAGCAAGATTCAGAGTTTGAAGAATCGGGCTTGTGGCTTTCGAAACCGTGAAAGATATAAGACAGCGATCTACTTTCATCTTGGAGGCTTGGACTTGTACCCCACTGGCGTACGTCGTTGA
- a CDS encoding IS1380 family transposase produces MNKFTQEQLRFHPSNGKTIRADFNGGELSSDFGALMLRETMLHSGIISRLTDGIDDKRHQSYIDHTLQELIAQRVLQMACGYEDANDSNHLRKDPIFKLANGRNPLDDDNHLASAPTYTRLGQSMTKRDIYNMTKALADHFISSYEYPPLAIIIDLDHTPAITHGGQQMNLFNAKYQDYCYLPLMIFEGLSGKLITSILRPGKTPTGRENAAILQRLIKLIRTRWPKTHLLVRGDSHFAQPELMQVVQDDPHSDYVLGKGAGHKTALRPKAKELLDEARKALDVKTGLAKLNNMPEPERLRLYGETDYQAKSWKGLDTRIIYKAEVNQKGDNPRFIVTSMMEASPEEIYEDLYCPRGQDENFIKHLKSDLSGDRLSDQGFLANHLRMFYACAAYVLHYELRTKALKGTELEKAQPSTVITKLCKVAVKVVEYKDRIKLHLPRSCPIKGLLQHITEVFYSMPLPRPG; encoded by the coding sequence ATGAACAAATTTACACAAGAACAGCTTCGTTTTCACCCCTCCAACGGAAAAACTATCCGGGCAGACTTCAATGGCGGAGAATTATCCTCTGATTTTGGCGCCCTGATGCTACGTGAAACAATGCTTCACAGCGGTATCATATCCAGGCTGACTGACGGCATTGACGATAAACGTCATCAATCCTACATCGACCACACCCTGCAAGAACTCATTGCCCAAAGAGTTTTGCAAATGGCCTGTGGTTATGAAGATGCAAACGACAGCAACCATCTGCGTAAAGACCCAATCTTTAAGCTTGCCAATGGAAGAAACCCACTGGACGATGATAACCATCTGGCTTCCGCTCCAACGTATACAAGGCTTGGTCAGTCCATGACCAAACGGGATATTTATAATATGACCAAAGCACTGGCTGATCACTTCATCAGCAGTTATGAATACCCGCCATTAGCCATCATTATCGACCTGGATCATACGCCTGCTATCACCCATGGCGGCCAGCAGATGAACCTGTTCAACGCCAAATATCAAGACTACTGTTACTTGCCCTTAATGATCTTTGAGGGGCTCAGCGGCAAGCTGATCACTTCGATCCTGCGTCCTGGAAAAACACCCACAGGCCGAGAGAATGCAGCTATTCTCCAGCGCCTCATTAAGCTGATCCGTACAAGATGGCCGAAAACCCATTTACTGGTTCGTGGGGATAGCCACTTTGCCCAACCAGAGTTAATGCAGGTTGTTCAGGATGACCCTCACTCCGACTACGTGCTGGGAAAAGGCGCAGGACACAAGACGGCCTTGCGACCTAAAGCCAAAGAGTTGCTGGATGAAGCGCGGAAAGCTCTCGACGTTAAAACCGGGCTGGCAAAACTGAACAACATGCCAGAGCCTGAGCGACTCAGGCTCTACGGAGAAACGGACTATCAGGCAAAAAGCTGGAAAGGGCTGGACACCCGGATAATCTATAAGGCAGAGGTCAACCAGAAAGGCGACAATCCCCGCTTTATTGTGACTTCGATGATGGAGGCTTCCCCCGAGGAAATATATGAAGACCTTTATTGTCCCAGAGGGCAGGATGAGAACTTCATTAAGCATCTGAAAAGTGATTTGTCCGGTGATCGCTTGTCAGATCAAGGCTTTCTGGCAAATCACCTGAGAATGTTTTACGCCTGCGCTGCTTATGTTCTTCACTATGAGCTGAGAACCAAGGCACTGAAAGGTACGGAGCTGGAAAAGGCACAGCCATCAACCGTGATCACAAAACTTTGTAAGGTCGCGGTTAAAGTGGTTGAGTATAAAGACCGAATCAAACTTCACTTGCCCCGCAGCTGTCCAATAAAAGGGCTTTTGCAGCATATAACCGAAGTCTTTTATTCAATGCCGCTGCCTCGACCGGGATAG
- the xseA gene encoding exodeoxyribonuclease VII large subunit, which produces MHGQNLYNFSDDSFSQSSTHRPLTVTELNSRTRRMLETHFGNVRVEGELSALARPRSGHWYFTLKDSSAQIRCAMFKNRNNSLKFTPTEGMQLLLRGRVSLYEGRGDYQLIVDHMEEAGAGALQRAFEELKTKLASEGLFSAERKRDIPTLPQHIGVVTSPTGAAIKDILAVLKRRFPAIKVTVIPAAVQGKEASRDIVNAIKLANRMPDLDVLIVGRGGGSLEDLWPFNEEPVARAIASSALPVVSAVGHEIDFTIADFVADYRAPTPSAAAEILSPDRQEWLHKLNMLSRKLNTHIQHKLQTTSQSLDNISLRLRHPGERLREHNQRLDDLEIRLQQAMTISLQNRHSNTQQLQSRLLQQSPARLVEKIRHRTEHLSENLQHQIQKKLERQNHQLQQLSGHLNVVSPLATLSRGYSIIQKDDEIIRDASILTPGDHVTAQLSKGKIYCTVDQID; this is translated from the coding sequence ATGCACGGTCAAAACCTATATAACTTCTCTGACGACTCGTTCTCACAATCGTCAACACATCGCCCACTAACTGTCACAGAACTGAACAGCCGTACTCGCCGCATGCTGGAAACGCATTTTGGCAATGTGCGTGTAGAAGGCGAACTTTCGGCACTGGCACGTCCGCGCTCCGGTCACTGGTATTTCACCCTGAAAGACTCCAGTGCGCAGATACGCTGCGCCATGTTCAAAAACCGCAACAACAGCTTGAAATTCACCCCCACCGAAGGCATGCAACTGCTGCTCAGGGGGCGGGTCAGCCTGTATGAGGGTCGCGGCGATTACCAGCTAATCGTAGATCATATGGAGGAAGCCGGAGCCGGAGCGCTGCAGCGGGCTTTTGAAGAGCTGAAGACAAAACTGGCCAGTGAAGGATTATTCAGCGCTGAGCGCAAACGAGATATTCCGACGCTGCCCCAGCATATCGGGGTGGTCACTTCCCCCACCGGAGCGGCCATCAAAGATATTCTCGCCGTACTTAAACGACGCTTCCCTGCTATCAAGGTGACAGTAATACCTGCTGCCGTACAGGGTAAAGAAGCCAGCAGGGATATTGTGAATGCCATCAAACTGGCTAACCGGATGCCCGACCTTGATGTATTAATTGTTGGCCGGGGCGGCGGCTCCCTGGAAGATCTCTGGCCTTTCAATGAAGAGCCCGTTGCAAGGGCAATAGCCAGTAGCGCACTGCCTGTTGTCAGCGCTGTCGGGCATGAAATTGATTTTACTATTGCAGATTTTGTGGCGGACTACAGAGCCCCAACACCTTCTGCGGCTGCCGAAATCCTCAGCCCGGATCGTCAGGAGTGGCTGCACAAACTGAATATGCTGAGCCGCAAACTCAACACTCATATTCAGCACAAACTGCAGACAACCAGCCAGTCACTGGACAATATAAGTCTGCGTCTACGACACCCGGGAGAGCGCTTACGGGAACACAATCAACGACTGGACGACCTTGAAATCCGACTGCAGCAAGCCATGACCATCTCCCTGCAGAACCGGCATTCAAACACTCAACAATTACAGAGCAGGCTGCTACAGCAATCCCCTGCCAGACTGGTTGAAAAAATAAGACATCGAACAGAACACCTGTCTGAAAATCTTCAACACCAGATACAGAAAAAACTGGAACGCCAAAACCACCAGCTGCAACAGCTATCCGGACACCTGAACGTCGTCAGCCCGCTTGCCACACTGTCGAGGGGGTATTCCATTATCCAGAAAGACGATGAAATTATCAGGGACGCCTCCATACTCACCCCCGGCGATCATGTGACCGCACAACTCAGCAAAGGAAAAATTTACTGCACCGTTGACCAGATTGACTAG
- a CDS encoding anaerobic C4-dicarboxylate transporter family protein, with product MFFIQLLVVLACILIGARIGGVGLGLMGGVGLAVLSFVFGLEPTSPPIDVMLMIVAVVSAAACMQAAGGLEYLVQLAEKILRKNPKRITFMAPAVTYVFTMFAGTGHVAYSVLPVIAEVSRRTGVRPERPLSMAVIASQVGIVASPIAAATVALLGFLADFDITLAGILSVTIPSTAIGLGLASLVTNKLGKELKDDPEFLKRMQDPAFRAKMEEEGGELVSELKPGAKKSVGLFLLAAVAVVMMGAFPSLRPVFESGARMGMAHTIEIIMLCAGTAIVAVCRVDIAEVTRGDVFIAGMRAVIAIFGIAWLGNTFFGAHDAMLKSGIGEMVSMYPWAFAIALFVLSVMVNSQGATTTALMPLGVALGLPAPALIAMFPAVNGYFFVPNYGPIIAAIDFDSTGTTKIGKYVFNHSFMLPGLMSISFSVAAGFVISGIVL from the coding sequence ATGTTTTTTATACAGCTTCTGGTCGTTTTGGCCTGCATCCTGATTGGTGCGCGCATTGGTGGCGTTGGTCTTGGCTTGATGGGGGGCGTTGGCCTCGCCGTTCTGAGCTTTGTGTTTGGTCTGGAGCCAACCAGTCCGCCTATTGATGTCATGCTGATGATTGTCGCTGTGGTGTCTGCTGCTGCCTGTATGCAGGCGGCCGGAGGTCTGGAGTATCTGGTTCAGCTGGCTGAGAAGATTCTGCGCAAGAACCCCAAGCGTATCACCTTTATGGCACCGGCTGTTACTTACGTATTCACTATGTTTGCTGGTACTGGCCATGTTGCCTACTCTGTGTTGCCGGTTATCGCTGAAGTATCCCGCCGTACCGGGGTTCGTCCGGAGCGTCCTCTGTCCATGGCAGTGATTGCCTCCCAGGTGGGGATTGTTGCCAGCCCGATTGCTGCGGCTACTGTTGCGCTGCTGGGTTTCCTGGCTGACTTTGATATTACTCTGGCTGGCATTCTGAGTGTTACCATTCCTTCCACTGCTATTGGTCTGGGCCTTGCGTCTCTGGTGACTAACAAGCTGGGTAAAGAGCTGAAGGATGATCCTGAGTTCCTGAAACGTATGCAGGACCCTGCTTTCCGCGCGAAAATGGAAGAGGAAGGTGGTGAGCTGGTCAGCGAACTGAAGCCGGGGGCTAAAAAGTCTGTTGGGCTCTTCCTGCTGGCCGCTGTAGCGGTTGTCATGATGGGTGCTTTCCCGTCTTTGCGACCTGTTTTTGAGTCCGGTGCAAGAATGGGGATGGCGCATACTATTGAGATCATCATGCTGTGCGCAGGTACTGCTATTGTTGCTGTTTGTCGTGTTGACATTGCTGAAGTCACTCGTGGTGATGTGTTCATTGCCGGTATGCGTGCAGTCATCGCGATCTTTGGTATTGCCTGGCTGGGTAATACTTTCTTTGGTGCCCATGATGCCATGCTCAAGTCTGGTATTGGTGAAATGGTGAGTATGTACCCATGGGCATTTGCGATTGCCCTGTTCGTACTGTCTGTCATGGTGAACAGCCAGGGAGCAACCACGACGGCCCTGATGCCTCTGGGTGTTGCCCTGGGGCTGCCGGCTCCGGCTTTGATTGCCATGTTCCCGGCGGTAAACGGTTATTTCTTTGTGCCCAACTACGGTCCGATCATTGCTGCCATCGATTTTGACAGTACTGGTACCACTAAGATCGGTAAGTATGTGTTTAATCACAGCTTTATGTTGCCGGGGCTGATGTCTATTAGTTTCTCTGTTGCTGCTGGTTTTGTGATTTCCGGGATTGTTCTGTAA
- the ltrA gene encoding group II intron reverse transcriptase/maturase, producing the protein MRVYYSLYGRLLTMEALYNGFKKVWKAKGAAGIDGQSLSDYASNLRGNLEQLLLELREKRYKPLPVKRVEIDKEDGGKRLLGIPAVKDRIVQQALLNILTPIFDPDFHPSSYGYRPNRSCHQAITKATLFIRKYDRRWVVDMDLSKCFDRLDHELILKAFRHKVADGSILNLIRMFLKSGVMVGYQLEATETGSPQGGVISPLISNVYLDAFDQEMMRRKHRIVRYADDILILCGSKAAAENALKVATKVLEQDLKLTVNQNKTHIAHSGEGVKFLGVEILSSYTRIQEKKLNALKAKVKRITKRNRGTNLEGVIRELNPVIRGFANYFRIANCSRELKRLTGWMRRRLRCLQLKQWKKPAKLHRRLKQLGYKPPFKYIKMRSWRNACSPLSHLAMPNNWFNEIKLFNLEGVKTGVLAPYC; encoded by the coding sequence ATGAGAGTATATTATAGCCTGTATGGGCGCTTGCTGACGATGGAAGCGCTTTACAACGGATTCAAAAAGGTATGGAAAGCGAAAGGTGCGGCCGGAATAGATGGGCAGAGCCTGAGCGACTACGCCTCGAATCTGCGTGGTAATCTTGAACAGTTACTGCTTGAATTGCGGGAAAAGCGCTACAAACCGCTACCGGTAAAGCGTGTAGAAATCGACAAAGAAGACGGTGGAAAGCGTCTGCTGGGAATCCCCGCAGTAAAAGACCGAATCGTCCAACAAGCACTTCTAAATATCCTGACCCCGATCTTTGATCCGGACTTCCACCCGTCCAGCTATGGGTACAGACCGAATCGAAGCTGCCATCAAGCCATTACCAAGGCGACCCTGTTCATACGGAAGTACGACAGACGCTGGGTGGTGGACATGGACTTGTCCAAATGCTTTGACCGACTCGACCACGAGTTAATTCTCAAGGCGTTCAGGCACAAAGTGGCAGATGGAAGCATCCTGAACCTGATCAGAATGTTCCTGAAAAGCGGGGTGATGGTTGGCTATCAACTGGAAGCCACGGAAACAGGCAGTCCACAGGGCGGAGTGATCAGTCCCTTAATCTCAAACGTCTATCTTGATGCGTTTGATCAGGAAATGATGCGACGCAAGCACAGGATTGTCCGCTATGCGGACGATATCCTGATTCTGTGTGGCTCCAAAGCAGCGGCAGAAAACGCTCTGAAAGTGGCGACCAAAGTACTGGAGCAAGACCTGAAACTGACGGTCAACCAGAATAAAACACACATAGCCCATAGCGGCGAGGGTGTGAAATTTCTGGGAGTTGAAATCCTGAGCAGCTATACGCGCATACAGGAAAAGAAGCTCAACGCACTGAAAGCAAAGGTAAAGCGAATCACGAAAAGGAATCGGGGAACGAACCTTGAAGGAGTAATCCGAGAACTGAACCCTGTGATACGAGGATTTGCTAATTACTTCAGGATAGCGAACTGTAGTCGTGAATTAAAACGGCTGACAGGATGGATGAGGCGCAGGCTGAGATGTTTACAACTGAAACAGTGGAAGAAACCAGCGAAGCTGCATCGTCGGCTGAAGCAACTGGGTTACAAGCCACCATTTAAGTACATCAAAATGCGTTCATGGAGAAATGCGTGCAGTCCCCTGTCGCATTTAGCCATGCCGAACAACTGGTTCAATGAGATAAAGTTGTTCAATTTGGAAGGCGTTAAAACGGGCGTTCTTGCCCCTTATTGTTAA
- the guaB gene encoding IMP dehydrogenase, whose amino-acid sequence MLRIAQEALTFDDVLLLPGYSEVLPKDVSLKTRLTRDIELNIPLISAAMDTVTEARLAIAMAQEGGIGIIHKNMTIAQQANEVRKVKKHESGVVKDPITIDSSATVRDLLELTGKHKISGVPVLDGDDLVGIVTSRDVRFVSDLDKIVSQIMTPKDRLVTVLEGTDQETVRKLLHKHRIEKVLVVNDRFGLVGMMTVKDIKKAQDYPLASKDDHGQLRVGAAVGTGPETPERVAALVDAGVDVVIVDTAHGHSRGVIERVRWVKETYPHVQVIGGNIATGAAARALADAGADGVKVGIGPGSICTTRIVTGIGVPQISAVANVVEALKDTNVPVIADGGIRFSGDLAKAIVAGASTVMLGSMLAGTEEAPGEVELFQGRSYKAYRGMGSLGAMGQASGSSDRYFQSTEDGAEKLVPEGIEGRVPYKGPLSAIIHQMVGGLRAAMGYTGSADIHTMRSVPEFVRVTNAGMKESHVHDVTITKEAPNYRVG is encoded by the coding sequence ATGCTGAGAATTGCCCAAGAAGCCCTCACCTTCGATGATGTCCTGCTTTTGCCAGGTTACTCCGAAGTTCTCCCGAAAGATGTTTCCCTCAAGACCCGCCTGACCCGTGACATTGAACTGAATATTCCACTGATCTCTGCTGCTATGGATACCGTTACTGAGGCCCGTCTGGCGATTGCCATGGCCCAGGAAGGTGGTATTGGCATCATTCACAAGAATATGACTATCGCCCAGCAGGCCAACGAGGTCCGTAAGGTTAAGAAACATGAAAGTGGCGTGGTGAAAGACCCGATCACTATCGACTCATCAGCTACAGTGCGTGATCTGCTGGAGCTGACCGGCAAGCATAAAATTTCCGGTGTGCCGGTGCTGGATGGCGATGATCTGGTGGGTATTGTCACCAGTCGTGACGTGCGTTTTGTCTCTGATCTGGACAAAATCGTTTCCCAGATCATGACGCCAAAAGACCGCCTGGTGACGGTGCTGGAAGGCACTGACCAGGAAACGGTTCGCAAACTGCTGCACAAGCATCGTATTGAAAAAGTGCTGGTGGTCAATGACCGCTTTGGTCTGGTGGGCATGATGACCGTTAAGGATATCAAAAAAGCCCAGGACTACCCTCTGGCCAGTAAAGATGATCATGGCCAGTTGCGTGTGGGGGCTGCGGTTGGTACCGGACCTGAAACCCCTGAGCGTGTGGCAGCACTGGTGGATGCCGGTGTTGACGTGGTGATTGTTGATACCGCCCATGGTCATTCCAGAGGCGTGATTGAGCGTGTTCGCTGGGTTAAGGAAACGTATCCACACGTTCAGGTGATTGGTGGGAATATCGCCACCGGCGCTGCAGCGCGAGCGCTGGCGGATGCTGGTGCAGACGGTGTCAAGGTCGGTATCGGGCCGGGTTCTATCTGTACCACCCGTATTGTTACCGGCATTGGTGTACCACAGATTTCAGCGGTGGCTAATGTGGTTGAAGCCCTGAAAGATACCAATGTTCCTGTGATTGCCGACGGCGGTATCCGCTTCTCCGGCGATCTTGCCAAGGCAATTGTTGCCGGTGCCAGTACCGTTATGCTTGGCAGTATGCTGGCGGGTACCGAGGAAGCGCCGGGTGAAGTTGAATTGTTTCAGGGTCGAAGCTATAAGGCCTACCGTGGTATGGGGTCTCTGGGTGCTATGGGGCAGGCTTCCGGCTCCAGTGACCGATACTTCCAGAGTACTGAGGATGGTGCTGAAAAGCTGGTACCTGAAGGTATTGAAGGTCGTGTGCCTTATAAGGGGCCATTGAGCGCCATCATTCATCAGATGGTGGGCGGTCTGCGCGCTGCCATGGGGTATACCGGTTCTGCCGACATCCACACCATGCGCTCTGTACCGGAGTTTGTTCGTGTAACCAATGCCGGTATGAAGGAGTCTCACGTACACGATGTAACGATTACCAAAGAAGCGCCAAATTATCGTGTCGGCTGA
- the guaA gene encoding glutamine-hydrolyzing GMP synthase — protein sequence MSNAKSKDIHAERILILDFGSQYTQLIARRVREIGVYCELHPFDMDEQKIREFAPKAVILSGGPESVTGDDSPRAPDVVFDLGVPVLGICYGMQTMAEQMGGKVSTSNLREFGYAQVTLEEKTRLFEGIEDHICDHGRMSLDVWMSHGDKVSELPEGFVLAASTDSCPIAAMACDDKRFYGIQFHPEVTHTKQGYRILERFVVDIAGCEKLWTPGQIIEDAIARVREQVGDKQVLLGLSGGVDSSVVAALLHKAIGDQLVCVFVDNGLLRLHEGDQVMSMFSENMGVRVIRADSEDLFLGKLKGVDEPEAKRKIIGNTFIEVFDEQATALDGIEFLAQGTIYPDVIESAGAESGKAHVIKSHHNVGGLPEEMKMELVEPLRELFKDEVRKIGLELGLPYDMVYRHPFPGPGLGVRVLGEVKKEYCDILRKADAIFIEELRKADWYHKTSQAFAVFLPVKSVGVVGDGRRYEYVIALRAVETVDFMTARWAHLPYELLEKVSGRIINEIEHVSRVTYDVSSKPPATIEWE from the coding sequence ATGTCTAACGCAAAGTCCAAGGATATTCACGCTGAACGAATTCTGATTCTGGATTTCGGTTCTCAGTACACGCAGCTGATTGCCCGTCGTGTGCGGGAAATCGGTGTTTACTGTGAGCTGCATCCGTTTGATATGGATGAACAGAAAATCCGCGAATTCGCCCCTAAAGCTGTGATTCTGTCCGGTGGTCCTGAATCCGTTACCGGTGATGACTCGCCTCGAGCGCCTGATGTTGTTTTTGACCTGGGTGTGCCAGTTCTGGGTATTTGCTATGGCATGCAGACCATGGCAGAGCAGATGGGCGGCAAGGTGTCCACTTCCAACCTGCGTGAGTTTGGTTACGCCCAGGTGACACTGGAAGAGAAAACCCGCCTTTTTGAAGGTATTGAAGATCACATCTGTGATCACGGTCGCATGAGTCTGGATGTATGGATGAGTCATGGCGATAAAGTCAGTGAGCTGCCGGAAGGTTTCGTTCTCGCAGCTTCTACCGACTCCTGCCCGATTGCTGCCATGGCCTGTGACGATAAGCGATTCTACGGCATTCAGTTCCACCCTGAAGTGACCCACACCAAACAGGGCTACCGCATTCTTGAGCGTTTTGTGGTGGATATTGCTGGTTGTGAAAAGCTGTGGACTCCGGGGCAGATTATCGAAGACGCTATTGCCCGTGTGCGTGAGCAGGTGGGTGATAAGCAGGTGCTGCTGGGGCTATCCGGTGGTGTTGACTCCAGTGTGGTAGCAGCACTGCTGCACAAGGCAATTGGCGATCAGCTGGTCTGTGTATTTGTTGACAACGGTCTGTTGCGCCTGCATGAAGGTGACCAGGTAATGTCCATGTTTTCTGAAAACATGGGTGTGCGCGTGATTCGTGCCGACTCTGAAGACCTGTTTCTGGGCAAGCTGAAAGGTGTGGATGAGCCGGAAGCCAAGCGCAAAATTATCGGTAACACCTTTATTGAGGTGTTTGATGAACAGGCGACGGCGCTGGATGGTATTGAGTTTCTGGCACAGGGTACCATCTATCCGGACGTGATTGAGTCTGCCGGTGCTGAAAGTGGCAAGGCGCATGTGATCAAGTCCCACCATAATGTGGGCGGCCTGCCGGAAGAGATGAAGATGGAGCTGGTTGAGCCACTGCGTGAATTGTTCAAGGACGAAGTGCGCAAGATTGGTCTGGAGCTGGGTCTGCCTTACGACATGGTGTACCGTCATCCGTTCCCTGGTCCGGGCCTGGGTGTGCGAGTGCTGGGTGAAGTTAAGAAAGAATACTGTGACATCCTGCGTAAAGCCGATGCCATCTTTATTGAAGAACTGCGCAAGGCGGACTGGTACCACAAGACCAGCCAGGCGTTTGCTGTATTTCTGCCTGTAAAGTCTGTAGGTGTGGTGGGTGACGGTCGTCGCTACGAATACGTTATTGCCCTGCGTGCTGTTGAAACCGTTGACTTTATGACGGCTCGCTGGGCGCATTTGCCTTATGAGCTGCTGGAAAAAGTGTCGGGTCGTATCATCAACGAAATTGAGCACGTTTCCCGTGTGACCTATGACGTATCCAGCAAGCCGCCTGCAACTATTGAGTGGGAGTAA